Within the Vigna angularis cultivar LongXiaoDou No.4 chromosome 10, ASM1680809v1, whole genome shotgun sequence genome, the region ACTTGCTACTGTGCATTTACGTGTTTCATATTTTTCCTATTGCGTAGCATAGAGGTCCCTTATGGCTTCTCTATGAATGATGTGGAATtgttcatttttcctttttgcttTAGCAATCAAGGAGTAGAATATTTATTCcatataatattgttttactCTGAAATTTGTGCATATCGAATTGTTGTGTAATTTATGCCACAgaagataacaaaaaaaaaggctTGATTTAATATTTCATGCTTGAAGTTATGAGAAATCTCATTAACTAAGTTAGATCTAAAATGCTACACTTGCAGTATGCAACTGGTTGGTTCTCACAACACATGATCAATTGTATCAGACAACGTCTTATGGTGCGATTCCTATCGGTATTTCCCAAACCTGGTGGTGAGAGTTTACACAAAGCTGCTAtttcaaagtttgaaaaattgagGAGGGAGAGCTACAGACATGCCATGAAGCTCGATGAAGAAGAATGCCAACAACCTAATTTAGGttctccttttatttattttttctttttcttttcccacaattatttatatttattattgatattgCTTTAGTATTTTAATAGAGCCAACGGAATAATTCCACATCTAATAATATGATGTAAGAAGAATAATTAAATCCCCTTTTAAACTTTGTCTAGTTCCTAGCCTTTTATTAGTTATTACACTTCTATTTCTTAAGAAGCCCCTacatatttatgaatatttattgattgaaaCTTGTAAGGGAGAATTATTTTCAGGTATTTCCGAGCCaaagttttcttaatttgtttcctCAAATGGCTATTTGTATCAGACTTTATTAATGTTGTTGGaacaaatttttgtttttttaatttgttgtttaatatgaCTAAGAAATTATCGATGAAAAAATTTGTTTTGGACACAGGTTTGGAAGAGCATGAAGAACTTGACAAtgctgaagatgaagaagaggaggcAGCTGAGGGTAACGATAGTGAAGAAGAATGGGAAGAAGAACTTGATctggtgatttttttttctatctattTTATGCTTTTATGTTTTGTCATTAGATTGGGTTAGTGATGACTTTTATGTTGTTGACACATGTAGGCTGGAGATATTCAAATTCCTCTGCAGTCTCAGTCGTGTATCCTTTTCTATTTCAACTccaaatttagttatttaaagaactaaaaattcataattatattattcatacATACTACCGCAATTatgctttttaaaattttgcacATAGAAGATATGTTTCTCATTGTTAAGCTAATAGATTGGTACGTGTTAAGAGAAGATGAATTTTTATCGTGTAAGTTAGGTTTCCTCAAGGCTCTCAACTGGCACTTTTTGAACTCCCTTACAATGTTCAGATACCAACATTGAGAATTTTTCAAGGACTCATTTACAGGAACTTTTTGGTAGCTTTCCGCATAATGAAGTTGATGGTGCCAACCTGCAAACAAATGGTAGCGACGAAGAATATCACATATACGAGGAAGATAGTGAGGAGAATTCCTCCGGCGAATGATTTCTGACATTCTTAGTTACATACGTGGGTAAACATCGCCATacatttgttgattaaattttCATCATGTAACCTAGTgtccatttttattataaaaaaaatagaagtagATAGAAAATAGTGGAGAAATGGGCATGGatgatttaagaaaatattgtttcattttgtatctattttttgtcaataattataaaatatataattttatcttcagtttatcttttctttttttaagatGTCTATAGAAGGCTGAAACATAGTATgagaaaacagtaaaatatgCATTTTTGCTGTAGAAACATAATATGAATCCCAGTCTTTATGCATACTAACACTTTCAGCCCTGAGCTGATTGAAATTGTGATATGTGGGAGTGTGAAAAATAAAGCGATATATCACTAATCACTAATTATAAATAGAGATGTCTTTTGCATTACTGTGTAAGTTACAAGTATATATTTACAATTGCAATCCATAAAAGTAATGTGAATACATTAGATAATTACAGAAATGATGCAAGTTTGTACTACACCAAATCGTATGTATTCCTAGAGCATCCAACTTGAATGGATCTTGTCCAAACTGAGGCCTATTTAAGTCTATTTGGTCCcctattcataaaaatatatgatatcaAACACTCCTTATTCATTAAATGCACTATCCTTTCCCATCCTCTCCCCAACTTCACTAATATTTTGTAGTCACAGTCTTCCAAGTTGGTAGTTGAAGAAACTGTTCGCAGCTATATGATGAAATGCATATTAGTTTGAAGTCTTGCCACATTTTGCTCAGCAAGCACTCTTGCACTTGTTGTGTACTTGTTGCTAAATCCATCAGTTTTCCTGAATATGTGGTTGAGTAACCAGTAGCTTTAGTTCCAAAACTGTCACACATCCCATCTTCTTCAGTGCTCCTGTTCTAATAATTATGTGTATAAtgagaaaacaaataatattcaGGAATTAACTGTGCATAATAGCATATTTTAAGTGCTCCAGTTCAAATAGATTGAATGgtttaagatttatatatatatatatatatatatatatatatatatatatatatatatatatatatatatattatattagataaatttaatttatctgaactaattaagttattatatttttttttacttagatatttttaaagattaaattattatgttttttggACAGAGAGAGTGATTATTTACAGTGGTTAATAGAATGATAGTTCAACCTATGGGTATAAATGTTCATGATTTAAAGGAATTTTCCcttattatataagttttttattgcTTAATTATTTTAGgttataaagatttttttttctttttttattctagGAAAAGATTCAAACTTTTTGTACATGTTGTGTTTGTCCATTTTTAATAtacaatcattttaaaaaatttcttacttttgtaaatattattcttcataaaataaagaataatttatatgatgatatgatatattgattattttaagcTAGTTAATCAAAACTTTCGGATAGATTAAACTCAGGTTTAAAAACACATCCACATGATAGATAATTAACAGACAGACCGTATCCAAATTTAATAATGATGATATAAACACTGGATAATGAGAGgaatttcctttatttttatagtatCATTATTCTATGCAATTTATAGTGAAGGCTCCTTATTCTATAAAAACACTAATAACTTCTTCTATAAGAGTTTGCTTTGAAAGTTTAATTACATGTTGATATACTTCTCTATTCCTCTTAATCCTGTCAGCAAAGTAATACCACCACTTACATGGTTCTTGTTTAAATTGCaagaaatataataatgtaaagctaaaagagagggaagaaaacagaaaaaagaaaaatgaaattgctgataaaaaaaagtcaataaGGTTAACTTGTTTGTGTATCATATTTTACCTTAGTTAGACACTAAATTAAGAAAAGATACTCGAGTGTTAATAAGGTGCTTAAACAAGCAATCCAATCCATTTTCAAGCCCTTCAATGACTACGAGCACAGCCTCAAGCCCTTTATGTGCAAATTGAATATTCTCAACTTCAAAATCTTTGGCTGGATTATCCATCAACATTCTGCAAAGTGCCAAGTCCACTTTTTCCAATTCATTCACATTTTGAACAACTCTCCCTTTCCTCATCACTCTTGACACAAATCTCCACTTGTTAGTCACCTTTGACCTTAAGATTGGTGAAGAAAGAAACGACATAAGTGACTGAAATATGCAGCTGGTGATCAAGCTAGCTTCTCTCAGAACCCTCACAACTGCTGAAAGATGCTGATTCAGATCCAAAGGAGGAGATGCCCCAAATGACGACTCTTCAGTGTTCTTCAACAAAACAAGATATTTCGTACATTGTTTCCTTGTGTTTCTTCTCAGACTCCAATACGAAGACACATGGTTCTGAATCACCAAGTCTCCAACTTTTCTCCTTCTGAGTGCTGATTGAAAATCTCTAACATTTCCCTTCATCAGCATCATGGCATCCCTTGTTTCTCCCAATATGTCCAAGAATCTCACTGGACAATCTAGCAGCTCATCCACCCATTTTTGGTTTTGATCAAGAGACAGTGCTTGTTGGGTGAGTGGCAATTTCAAAAGATCTTCCATGCACTTGTACAACTCTGCAAGGCCTGAGAGACCAAAGAAAATTCTCTCCACTTCCGAGGAAGACGAAACCTCCCATGATTTGAGCTTGTTGAGCTCTTCTTCAATTCGAAGTGTGTTTGGATGTGATCTGGTTGGCAAGCTTATGGATCGAATGGCATAGCCATGAGAATGTTTTGGTGAAAAGATAGAAGCCATGGATGTTAGAGATGTTGTGCTTCtgataacatatatatatatatatatatatatatatatatatatatatatatatatatatatatatatatatatatatatatatatatatatatatatatatatatatatatatatatatatatataagaaagcATGTACGTGTTATATAATAATGGTTACAGTGTGGTATTTGGGATGTTGTTGTGAGGTCTTGTCGTGTTTTAAATGGAAAGCCTATGTATGTGTAACAAAGGGTATAAGGTGGTCCTCTCAAATTGCCTCatgtcttttttttatctcaccGTCCCTCATGCAGAGTCACTCAACTTCCATACAAAATCATGCACACCAAGGCCCCATGCATCAACACCTTCTACACAGTACAACCATACACTTATCTCATAATTCTGTAAGGGAATCACTCAACACTGATTATCTTTCCTAACTTCAATGTATTTGGGAGAGACTAATGGAGATGATTTGaagttaaatttttgttattgtttattttagtgaatttggaggtaaacgAGAGTAGATTTGggagtaaatttttttaatcttgtcacgtcaatcaaatcttatactaattctcacaaactttactttcaaattcattatcacttacctccaaatttactcaaataaacaacaacaaaatttatctctAAATCCTCTTAAATCTCCTCAATTactctctcccaaatccattcaagtgaacatgATCTAAAActtcacattttaaaaaattatatcaatttctATTCAAAACCATCTATATTATCTCATTCATAGATTCTTTACTTTTTCAGCAAATTCTCATTAAGAAAATATACTACTGAGATTCTTTATTTTTAGAGAGAATTCTCGTTAGGAAGATATTATTTTCAAGTGAAAgctttacaataaatatatggGTCTATCTCATATATGTAATTAACTTTCTTACTTTTACCTATTCTTCCTATACTTAATAATTTCACATATCCAgtctaaaaattttaaatatatttttcactttcaagatatcttttaaaagaaaaatatttttttaacaacttttttttaaacaactcTGTGATTggtctattttaaatatacaaaccaATAAAACAGTGTCACATAATCTATcgtcaaaaaattattaaaatatcattgtccttttaaaaaacaaaaacggtaaaatagttttaaattttaaaataaacaatacttcaaatatatatttaataatccCAATTTATCACTTTGTTTAATATCAAAGTACTATTTAAGTTAGATTAACACTTAAATTGtcttatttatatgaaataaatataaaaaagttgaatgttatttaaaaatagttttgcAACTAACAAAACTAGCTATATTCAACTATATATTCACATCATAACGGATAATATAATTAGCAACTAATTTAATGATTGGTTAAATTAGCACCTGAGATAACAAGTACTAGGAATGGTGACTAAATTGGTCACACAGAATCACTTGCAACCAATTGGagcaattatttttattcttgttatCAGCAACCAATTATTATTATCTGATACCAAATTATAAATTGTGGctgaaaattaaatcatatgCTACAGTGATTTGTGATAATAGTTCACCAAATCAATCATGTATTAAAGAGTGGGGCAGAAATTGTCAATATATTTAGCAACAACAGCAGTGGTAGTTATTACAGTTGAAAAAGAAACATCACAACATAATCAAATGAAAACcttttgttttcaatattttattttcaataattatattaatgcATCAAGTATTCATTGATTTCGTTGATAATACTtgtaatatttaggtttaaaccttcttttggtccttatttttttatgaaaatcttATTTCGGTCCTTATTTTTTCATCTGTTtgaattgggtcatattttttataaaaatgaacatATTTTACCTTAACCGTTAACTGGTTTTAGACAGCGTTAAATTAAGGCCACGTGGTGCAGAAAGAATGTGCTGATGTGTGTTCCTCATTTACATGGAGTGTTTTGATTGAATAAGAACCTTCCAGTGTAGTACTTGAGTCTTCATGGTCAGATAATGTTTGTATTGATGTCATATAAATGAGGAACACACATCAGCACATTCTTTCTGCACCACGTGGCCTTAATTTAACGTCATCTGAGACCagttaacggttagggtaaaatgtgttcatttttacaaaaaaatatgacccGATTGagacagataaaaaaatgataaccgaactgagattttcatacaaaaattaggTCAAAGGGAAGGTTTAAACCTAGTATTTATCAACtagttaaaaaaactaatttattttatcattttctctctcctttcttttcttcttctcttatggtttcttaaaaaataatgatttaaagGTATTTGAAAGTTCTGATACTAAACTTAGAAAAGTTGTATGAAGTTGCATTGAGCAATATGATGAAAGTTATATTACATATATGACAGATTTAAGATTGAATATCTTTTGTCTTTTTGTTATTgaagacaaaaaaattattatcataattttgaATTGCACGAACAACACTTCCATACAGTTCCTTTTAAGGATTGCAATAATCATCATTAGTTGTTACACCTAAAACGTGCTCATGTGTATATGTATCTTTCAAAAGGGACATTGTTTTCCAAATACTCACGGACACTAACGTGAAACTGTCTTTTAACCAAACTCAAACCTTAATTAACCAATTCATTAAGGCTCTAAATCTTTCATCAAACCTGGTTTTGTTTAATTGAACTCAAATGACAAAATTATCAATGCATGTGAATATAAAATAACCTGCAAAATATAACCCTGTTTAATACTTGAACAAAAAGACAGTagaaaaataagatgaaatagATAATGCGATACACTTAAAGTAAAACAATACTATAGAAAGaattatttctcatttttaatatttttttattcatttaatataatgATGAAAAAACGAACTAGTTACCGTAACagttatattaaaagaaaataaaaataaaaataaagataataagtAAGTTTTTTAGAGTTACTCTTGCACTGAGTTTATCCGCCAGCTTATTGAGATATTTTATAAGTTGTATCATATCTAgtggaaaccgaacggtaaacatTTGACACCATTCGGTCCATCCACTCAGGACCGTTCGGTTCACTCGCTACAGTCAACCAGGTCAAAGATTGAGCCGCAATTGGGCAAACATTTAAGTTATTGGGCCAATAGTCCagcagatgataaaataatcaagaatatctaattaaagatattgataagcagATTATAAACAACAAACCAAATTTttaggtaatctgtttatattttattctatttatattttattgggcttatgtCAGCTTAAGGTCTATAagacaacttataaatagagATTCAGGGCCACAAGCCAAATACGTTCAACTTACACTTCATAACACCCAAACATTCAATATAATCCTTCACTAAATACTCAACTACGAACCAAGGTTCTCCAAAttcacgcctaacttgagcgtcggagtatcttttgcaggtacctcctcCTGGAGCAAGAAGACAACTGAACAGTCAAGACTGACGTGACCGAACGGCCAAACGGAAGTCAACCGAAAATCTCAGACTGAAGAAAGACAAGCAGCTCAGGTGATCCCAGTTTTTGGAAGAAAGACACGCCAGAAGAGGTTAGTCTCTCTGTCCCAaaaaatatctaccgaaacatAAGTGATATAATTTTGAAGGTTAATGATCTTTGTTAGAGAATTATCTTTATTCTAATGGGTTagtatgtttttgtttattttaaaaataatatttaaaaaaaaatgttctatctatataaaaaataagaaattcttttaaatatttattttaagtttaaacaaAGTGGTCATTTTAGTATATATAGAGGATAATGAATGATGTGAAAACTAAACAGGGATATATGTATGACAGACTTAAATGAGGACGGGCTGCTAGAATATTCTACATAAACAACCGacaatttcttcttccactcCACTTCTATGATAAAAGTTATTGTAATtgtgataaaataatttgtcttGAAAGAATAAGTTATAGGATGaaagagaattttattttattttatcttatttaatataaatattgtttcGTTAGGATTTTATAGGACTGAGAGACTAACCTTTTTTGACGCGACTtctgtaacacccaaataatttaaagggtattactggtagtagagactaaattaatttgatatctcatataaacaatcaaactttatttcaattcctccaaagtacaataccaaacttagaaactttaaataatatagtcttcaccacttaacataaatttgaaaatttaacttataagtcttacacaacataattttcccaatacaaatttattctttttacaaaaatccctgaaagtttttccccgcatctatctcatctctaagctttttcaaccgcatctgcaacattatctattcacatataacatgatttatatgatcatagcacaaacaaataagggtaagccaaccatatcataaaatcattaaacttgtaataaaaatattccaatcatgtatttctgcaattgataaaataccattatcccgatgtcattaattcatcattttcaaaatcatctttctcattttcataaaccttacaagtgtaccatgcttactcacgaagccttatggtcagaccgctctctgcctgcttccttaagcctcacctgtatactatgtcttactttctgaagccttatggtcagacctctctctgcctgcttctataaaacttacgaaccatatatttatgtcaaagccttatggtcagaccactttctgcctgctttcacaAACCtcggtgttactttgctcatatcaagctctcatggtataaaccgaacatactactccaagtagtaaacatcatttcatatgtaataatttcttatatccactcccaCATTTCATAAGAATCAACGAATCATACTCTCTTATctacctaactcaatcatgttcattctttactCCTAAATTGACAATAACTCATTTTGGTGTCAACAAATTAAACACATTGCGAGATATCAttcttcatattataaactcatttttcccataacgagtataacctAACGTATTTTCACAAATCAAAGGT harbors:
- the LOC108334827 gene encoding uncharacterized protein LOC108334827, encoding MASIFSPKHSHGYAIRSISLPTRSHPNTLRIEEELNKLKSWEVSSSSEVERIFFGLSGLAELYKCMEDLLKLPLTQQALSLDQNQKWVDELLDCPVRFLDILGETRDAMMLMKGNVRDFQSALRRRKVGDLVIQNHVSSYWSLRRNTRKQCTKYLVLLKNTEESSFGASPPLDLNQHLSAVVRVLREASLITSCIFQSLMSFLSSPILRSKVTNKWRFVSRVMRKGRVVQNVNELEKVDLALCRMLMDNPAKDFEVENIQFAHKGLEAVLVVIEGLENGLDCLFKHLINTRVSFLNLVSN